In Chloroflexota bacterium, one DNA window encodes the following:
- a CDS encoding Zn-dependent alcohol dehydrogenase: MKTLAAVVRAYNQLAIETIELDPPQANELRVRVRAAGVCHSDLHTLRGELRAQPPLVLGHEGAGIVEQVGAKVTRFEPGDRVLVNWLPADGTCPACLRGQPNLCERLPKTILAGWLPDGTSRLKTLDGVQLKHYLGAATMAEFCVIDQASAIPFPDDVPFEIAAIIGCAVATGVGAVINTARVEPGSSAAVIGCGGVGLSAILGCQLAGCHPIFAVDVLETRLDFAKQLGATETLNPLQCDVPGTLQAFTRGGVDYVFDTVGSAVTIPQALQGARPGGAAVIVGMHAAKTDVPIPVGALVFQNRRLLGSFVGSIRPQVDLPRLVELYRARRLPLDALVTQRYALADVAQAFADMEAGAVARGVIVFDAV; encoded by the coding sequence ATGAAAACGCTCGCCGCCGTTGTGCGCGCCTACAATCAACTCGCGATTGAAACGATTGAACTCGATCCGCCACAGGCGAACGAACTACGCGTGCGCGTGCGCGCGGCGGGCGTGTGCCATTCCGATCTGCACACGCTGCGCGGCGAATTGCGCGCCCAACCGCCGCTCGTGCTGGGTCACGAAGGCGCAGGCATCGTCGAGCAGGTGGGCGCGAAGGTGACGCGTTTTGAGCCAGGCGATCGCGTGCTGGTGAATTGGTTGCCGGCGGATGGCACGTGCCCGGCGTGTTTGCGCGGTCAACCGAACTTGTGTGAGCGGTTACCCAAGACGATATTGGCGGGTTGGTTGCCGGATGGCACGTCGCGATTAAAGACGCTTGATGGCGTTCAACTCAAGCACTATCTCGGCGCGGCGACGATGGCGGAATTTTGCGTGATTGATCAAGCCAGCGCGATTCCGTTTCCCGACGACGTGCCGTTTGAAATCGCGGCGATCATTGGGTGCGCGGTCGCAACGGGCGTCGGCGCGGTCATCAACACCGCGCGCGTCGAGCCAGGGAGTTCGGCGGCGGTGATTGGATGCGGCGGCGTGGGGTTGAGCGCGATCCTGGGTTGCCAGCTTGCCGGCTGTCATCCGATCTTCGCGGTGGATGTGCTCGAAACGCGTTTGGATTTTGCCAAGCAACTGGGCGCGACCGAAACGTTGAATCCGTTGCAGTGCGATGTGCCGGGAACGCTCCAGGCATTCACGCGCGGTGGCGTGGATTACGTATTCGATACGGTCGGCTCCGCCGTCACGATCCCGCAAGCATTGCAAGGCGCGCGACCGGGCGGTGCGGCGGTCATCGTCGGGATGCACGCGGCAAAAACCGACGTGCCGATCCCGGTCGGCGCGCTCGTGTTTCAGAATCGGCGTTTGCTCGGATCATTCGTCGGCTCGATTCGACCGCAAGTGGATTTGCCGCGCCTGGTCGAGTTGTATCGTGCGCGACGGTTACCGCTCGATGCGCTCGTTACGCAACGGTACGCGCTCGCGGATGTCGCGCAGGCGTTTGCGGATATGGAAGCTGGCGCGGTGGCGCGCGGCGTGATCGTGTTCGATGCGGTTTAG
- a CDS encoding pentapeptide repeat-containing protein, translating to MNAPELIKRYNAGERDFSNADLRGADLREANLRGVILRGANLDKANLGWANFEEADLSGASLKNAKLNAAHLRAANFTNADASDANFKSAGLKNANLTGAILRGAVLVGAKLPGAILRGANFSKSHLDGADFTGADTTDLDITYAELTNVTGMVIAQDKKSWKAVDKDGA from the coding sequence ATGAACGCGCCAGAACTCATCAAACGATACAATGCCGGCGAACGCGATTTTTCGAATGCCGATTTGCGCGGCGCGGATTTGCGCGAAGCGAATTTGCGCGGCGTGATTTTGCGCGGCGCGAACCTCGACAAGGCGAATCTCGGCTGGGCGAATTTCGAAGAAGCCGATTTGTCAGGCGCGAGTCTCAAAAATGCGAAACTGAACGCGGCGCATTTACGCGCAGCGAATTTCACCAACGCGGATGCGAGCGACGCGAATTTCAAAAGCGCGGGGCTGAAAAATGCCAACCTTACCGGCGCGATTCTGCGCGGCGCGGTGCTCGTCGGCGCGAAACTGCCCGGCGCGATTCTGCGCGGCGCGAATTTCTCCAAGAGTCACCTCGACGGCGCGGATTTCACCGGCGCGGACACGACCGATCTCGACATCACCTACGCCGAGTTGACGAATGTAACCGGGATGGTCATCGCGCAAGACAAAAAATCGTGGAAAGCCGTAGACAAGGACGGCGCGTAG
- a CDS encoding O-acetylhomoserine aminocarboxypropyltransferase/cysteine synthase, protein MSNDTNERKLGFTTRQLHAGQQADPTTGSRAVPIYQTTSYVFKDTEHAARLFALQEFGNIYTRIMNPTSDVFEQRIADLEGGVGALAASSGHAAQTMAILALCGAGDHIVSASTLYGGTFNQFNYTFPRIGIDVTFVDPSEPENFRRAIRGNTKILYGETLGNPRINVFPFEQVAAIGRAYNIPLMIDSTFATPYLCRPIEWGAHIVVHSTTKFIGGHGTSIGGVIVDGGNFDWTSGRFPNFTTPDPSYHGLVYASLGAPAFILKSRVQILRDIGASQSPFNSWLFVQGLETLSLRMERHTKNAQAVAEFLEAHGKVSWVTYPGLKSHPDYALAKKYLPKGSGAILGFGIKGGHDAGRAFINNLKLFSHLANVGDAKSLAIHPASTTHSQLSADEQTSAGVTPDFVRLSVGLEDIEDILWDLDQALAKA, encoded by the coding sequence ATGTCCAACGATACGAACGAACGCAAACTCGGTTTCACGACGCGGCAATTGCACGCCGGTCAGCAAGCCGATCCCACGACCGGTTCGCGCGCAGTACCGATTTACCAAACGACCTCGTACGTGTTCAAAGATACCGAACACGCCGCGCGGTTGTTCGCGCTACAAGAATTCGGCAACATTTACACGCGCATTATGAATCCGACGAGCGATGTGTTCGAGCAACGCATCGCCGATCTCGAAGGCGGCGTCGGCGCGCTCGCCGCGAGTTCGGGACACGCCGCGCAAACGATGGCGATTCTCGCGCTCTGCGGCGCGGGCGATCACATCGTTTCCGCTTCGACGTTGTACGGCGGCACGTTCAACCAGTTCAATTATACCTTCCCGCGCATCGGCATTGACGTGACGTTCGTGGATCCGTCCGAGCCGGAAAACTTTCGCCGCGCGATTCGCGGCAATACGAAAATCCTGTACGGCGAAACGCTCGGCAATCCGCGCATCAACGTGTTTCCCTTCGAACAAGTCGCCGCGATTGGTCGCGCGTACAACATCCCGCTGATGATTGACAGCACGTTCGCTACGCCGTACCTCTGCCGTCCGATCGAGTGGGGCGCGCACATCGTGGTGCACTCGACGACGAAATTCATCGGCGGACACGGCACGAGCATTGGCGGTGTCATCGTGGACGGCGGCAATTTCGATTGGACGAGCGGACGTTTTCCGAATTTCACGACGCCCGATCCCAGTTATCACGGTCTCGTCTACGCGTCGCTCGGCGCGCCGGCGTTCATTCTCAAATCGCGCGTCCAAATTCTGCGCGACATTGGCGCATCGCAATCGCCGTTCAACTCGTGGCTGTTCGTCCAAGGACTCGAAACGCTCAGTCTACGCATGGAGCGGCACACGAAGAACGCGCAAGCCGTCGCGGAATTCCTGGAAGCGCACGGCAAGGTGAGCTGGGTGACGTACCCTGGCTTGAAGAGCCATCCCGATTACGCGCTCGCGAAAAAATACCTGCCAAAAGGTTCCGGCGCGATTCTGGGATTCGGCATCAAGGGCGGGCACGACGCGGGGCGCGCGTTCATCAACAACCTTAAACTTTTCAGCCACCTCGCCAACGTCGGCGACGCGAAAAGTTTGGCGATTCATCCAGCGAGCACGACGCATAGTCAACTCTCGGCGGACGAGCAAACGAGCGCGGGCGTCACGCCCGACTTTGTGCGCTTGAGTGTCGGCTTGGAAGACATCGAAGATATTCTCTGGGATCTCGATCAGGCGCTCGCAAAAGCGTAA
- the metW gene encoding methionine biosynthesis protein MetW translates to MNQSANTTLRADLLTIAELIQPGEKVLDLGCGDGTLLKHLKDTRQIVGRGVELSEQGVLTCVRKGVSVRQGDLHEGLSDFPDQSFDTVILSYTIPYLNDPEFIVKEMLRVGRRAIVSFPNWGHWRCRLSLLLTGRIPVTPGLPQPWDTSPRARPLTVRDFGEFCEQHKIRITKEMYLQGARRIPVRRDKNLRATTAIFELA, encoded by the coding sequence ATGAATCAATCTGCAAACACAACGTTACGCGCCGACCTGCTGACGATTGCCGAGTTGATCCAGCCCGGCGAAAAAGTGCTCGACCTGGGTTGCGGCGATGGCACGTTGCTCAAGCATCTCAAAGACACGCGCCAAATTGTCGGACGTGGCGTCGAACTATCGGAGCAGGGCGTCCTCACGTGCGTCCGCAAAGGCGTCAGCGTGCGCCAGGGCGATCTGCACGAAGGTCTCAGCGATTTTCCCGACCAGTCGTTCGATACCGTCATCCTGAGTTATACGATTCCATATCTCAACGATCCGGAATTCATCGTGAAAGAAATGTTGCGCGTCGGTCGCCGCGCCATCGTGAGTTTCCCGAACTGGGGTCACTGGCGTTGTCGTTTGAGTTTGCTGTTGACCGGGCGCATTCCGGTGACGCCCGGTTTGCCGCAACCCTGGGACACAAGTCCACGCGCGCGCCCGCTCACCGTGCGCGATTTCGGCGAGTTTTGCGAGCAGCACAAGATTCGCATTACGAAAGAAATGTACCTCCAAGGCGCGCGGCGCATCCCAGTGCGTCGCGACAAAAACCTCCGCGCAACCACCGCGATATTTGAATTGGCGTAG
- a CDS encoding homoserine O-acetyltransferase: MNTNHSVGIVERKYFTFAENEPMPLDSGESLGPITLAYETYGALNADKSNAILILHALSGDAHAAGYHAPDDEQVGWWDDCIGPGKAFDTNKFFVICSNIIGGCQGSTGPGSIYPLTGKPYGLDFPVITIGDVVRAQTYLMDHLGIEKLLAVAGGSMGGMQVLQWCVSYPERVRAALPIATTAIHSPMLIAFSEVGRQAIYADQNWNNGNYYDGVKPNAGLALARMIGHITYLSEASMHHKFGRRLQTRERFGYDFSTDFAIEGYLKHKGIRFTERFDANSYLYITKAMDYFDLANGHHNLAAAFANSANIVYLVVSFTSDWLYPTYHSKELVSALTAVGADVSYLNIQSSWGHDAFLLEVETMTGLLSNFLDRVVHQFGVKWESK, translated from the coding sequence ATGAACACAAATCACTCTGTCGGCATCGTCGAACGCAAATACTTTACGTTTGCCGAAAACGAACCGATGCCACTCGATAGCGGTGAATCGCTTGGACCGATCACGTTGGCGTACGAAACGTACGGCGCGCTCAACGCGGACAAGAGCAACGCGATTCTGATTTTGCACGCGCTCTCCGGCGACGCGCACGCGGCAGGGTATCATGCGCCCGACGACGAACAAGTCGGCTGGTGGGATGATTGCATCGGTCCCGGCAAAGCGTTCGACACGAACAAGTTTTTCGTCATCTGCTCGAACATCATCGGCGGCTGTCAGGGTTCGACTGGACCCGGTTCGATTTATCCGCTGACCGGGAAACCGTACGGCTTGGATTTTCCGGTCATTACGATTGGCGATGTCGTGCGCGCACAAACATATCTGATGGATCATCTCGGCATCGAAAAACTTCTCGCCGTCGCGGGCGGGAGCATGGGCGGGATGCAAGTCTTGCAATGGTGCGTGAGTTATCCCGAACGCGTGCGCGCCGCGTTGCCCATCGCGACGACGGCGATTCACTCGCCGATGCTCATCGCGTTCAGCGAAGTCGGTCGTCAAGCGATCTACGCCGATCAGAACTGGAACAACGGCAATTACTACGATGGCGTCAAACCAAATGCTGGGTTGGCGCTCGCGCGGATGATCGGACACATCACGTACCTGAGCGAAGCATCCATGCACCACAAGTTCGGACGACGCCTGCAAACGCGCGAACGTTTCGGCTACGATTTCAGCACCGACTTTGCGATTGAAGGTTATCTCAAGCACAAAGGCATCCGTTTCACCGAACGCTTCGACGCGAACAGTTATCTTTACATCACCAAGGCGATGGATTATTTCGATTTGGCGAACGGGCATCACAACCTCGCCGCCGCGTTTGCGAACAGTGCGAACATCGTTTACCTTGTCGTGTCGTTCACGTCCGACTGGCTCTACCCGACGTACCACTCGAAAGAATTGGTGAGCGCGCTCACTGCGGTCGGCGCGGATGTGAGTTACTTGAACATTCAATCCAGTTGGGGACACGACGCGTTCCTGCTCGAAGTCGAAACGATGACCGGTCTCCTCTCGAATTTTCTCGACCGCGTTGTGCATCAGTTTGGGGTCAAATGGGAGTCCAAGTAA
- a CDS encoding ATP-dependent 6-phosphofructokinase: MANVNKKKGVIGILTGGGDVPGLNPAIRAVTIRALREGYKVIGIRRGWGGAISIVRDEKADNSENFMVLSEEIVNRAGRTGGTFLHTSRTNPTNVKKGDVPPHLQSTYNADKNDLTDEVLKNLEFLGIDYMIPIGGDDTLSFGVRLYKKGVKVIAIPKTMDNDVPGTDYCIGFSTCVSRTIELVNRLRTSAGSHERFLVVEVFGRYAGFTAMLPTMAGAAHRCVIPEFKFNMEHLTELLISDRNFNPSKYSVVLVSEGAMFEEGTMVFEGSTTDAYGHAKLGGIGDEVSAQLKDLSAKYNNGKAINVVNQRLGYLVRGGDPDAIDSIVPMAYGNLALDLLLEGIHGRLVVLKNGRYDNMPIDVVTSTKKKVNVEKYYNTDRLRPKYESFEMRPLFIMTSE; the protein is encoded by the coding sequence ATGGCGAACGTGAACAAGAAAAAAGGCGTCATCGGAATTTTAACCGGCGGCGGTGATGTGCCGGGATTGAACCCCGCGATTCGTGCCGTCACGATTCGCGCCTTGCGCGAAGGGTACAAGGTGATTGGGATCCGCCGAGGATGGGGCGGAGCGATCAGCATCGTCCGCGACGAAAAAGCGGACAATAGCGAAAATTTCATGGTGCTGTCCGAGGAAATCGTCAATCGCGCGGGACGCACCGGCGGCACGTTTCTCCACACTTCGCGCACGAATCCCACCAATGTGAAAAAAGGCGATGTGCCGCCGCATCTGCAATCCACGTACAACGCCGACAAGAACGATCTCACCGATGAAGTGCTAAAGAATTTAGAGTTCTTGGGGATTGATTATATGATTCCCATCGGCGGCGACGACACGTTGAGTTTTGGCGTCAGGTTGTACAAAAAAGGCGTCAAGGTCATCGCGATTCCCAAGACGATGGACAACGATGTGCCAGGAACGGATTACTGCATCGGCTTTAGCACGTGCGTCAGCCGCACGATCGAACTCGTGAATCGTCTCCGCACGAGCGCCGGGTCGCACGAACGTTTTCTCGTCGTCGAAGTGTTCGGACGGTACGCGGGCTTTACCGCGATGTTGCCGACGATGGCAGGCGCGGCGCATCGGTGTGTGATTCCCGAATTCAAATTCAATATGGAGCACCTGACCGAACTGCTCATCAGTGACCGCAATTTCAATCCCAGCAAGTACTCGGTGGTGCTCGTGTCCGAAGGCGCAATGTTCGAAGAGGGTACGATGGTGTTTGAAGGTTCGACCACCGACGCGTACGGACACGCGAAACTGGGGGGCATCGGCGACGAAGTCTCCGCTCAACTAAAAGACTTGTCGGCGAAATACAACAACGGCAAGGCGATCAACGTGGTGAATCAACGGTTGGGCTATTTGGTGCGCGGCGGCGATCCAGACGCGATTGATTCAATCGTGCCGATGGCATACGGCAATCTCGCGCTCGATTTGTTGCTCGAAGGCATTCACGGACGCTTGGTCGTGCTCAAGAACGGTCGCTATGACAACATGCCGATTGACGTTGTGACGAGCACCAAGAAAAAGGTGAACGTCGAAAAATATTATAACACGGATCGTTTGCGTCCCAAGTACGAAAGTTTTGAAATGCGCCCGTTGTTCATTATGACGAGCGAATAG
- a CDS encoding MFS transporter, producing the protein MQDDVIRARHAQKITATLFLAQSVGSAGFIAASTINPIVGEQLSRQPALAGLPSAVYLLGSALAAFAWGYAMDAWGRRGGLTLGLILGIIGAAIAGGAVIANTFPGFLAGMVLMGAANAALQLGRFAAAEVHLPADRGKAISNVVLGGTVGAVLGPLMVGPMGDVAQSVGADKLSGPYGASLVLFAFGAMAIFAFLRPEPRDLGRALERLYPPATTRARAARSLGEIVRVPGVFVAMIAMAGGQLAMVMLMVITSLHMKNHQHALGDIALVISSHTFGMFAFSIVSGRLADRWGRAPVIALGSLALILACLAAPLSPDVFPISVALFLLGLGWNFAFVGGSTLLADQLSPDERARTQGFNDLMIGLVSALGSLSSGLVFAALDYAAIGMIGAIVSFVPLAFAVWWRAQPLANSLAKQKPKTES; encoded by the coding sequence ATGCAAGATGACGTGATTCGCGCGCGGCACGCGCAAAAAATCACCGCGACGCTTTTTCTCGCGCAGAGTGTCGGTTCGGCGGGGTTCATCGCGGCATCAACGATCAATCCCATTGTCGGCGAGCAACTGAGCCGCCAACCTGCGCTCGCGGGATTGCCGAGCGCGGTGTATCTGCTCGGTAGCGCGCTAGCGGCGTTTGCGTGGGGCTACGCGATGGATGCCTGGGGACGGCGCGGCGGTCTCACGCTCGGCTTGATCCTGGGAATCATCGGTGCGGCAATCGCCGGCGGCGCGGTCATCGCAAACACATTCCCAGGTTTTCTCGCGGGCATGGTGTTGATGGGCGCGGCGAATGCCGCGCTGCAACTTGGACGATTTGCGGCGGCGGAAGTGCATTTGCCGGCGGATCGCGGCAAAGCGATTTCGAATGTCGTGCTCGGCGGAACCGTCGGCGCGGTGCTCGGTCCGTTGATGGTAGGACCGATGGGTGATGTCGCGCAATCGGTCGGCGCGGACAAGTTGAGCGGACCCTACGGCGCGAGTTTGGTCTTGTTTGCGTTTGGCGCAATGGCGATTTTCGCGTTTCTGCGTCCCGAGCCGCGCGACCTTGGTCGCGCGTTGGAGCGCTTGTACCCGCCCGCGACGACGCGCGCGCGCGCCGCGCGTTCGCTTGGCGAGATTGTGCGCGTGCCCGGTGTGTTCGTCGCGATGATCGCGATGGCGGGCGGGCAGTTGGCGATGGTGATGCTGATGGTGATTACGTCGTTGCACATGAAAAATCATCAGCACGCGCTTGGCGACATCGCGTTGGTGATCTCGTCGCACACGTTCGGGATGTTTGCGTTCTCGATTGTGTCGGGACGCTTGGCGGATCGGTGGGGGCGCGCGCCGGTTATCGCGTTGGGGAGCCTCGCCTTGATTCTCGCGTGTCTCGCCGCGCCGCTTTCGCCGGACGTATTTCCGATTTCCGTCGCGCTTTTTTTGTTGGGGCTGGGTTGGAATTTCGCGTTCGTCGGCGGCTCGACGTTGCTCGCGGATCAACTTTCACCGGACGAACGCGCGCGCACCCAGGGCTTTAACGATTTGATGATCGGCTTGGTCTCTGCGTTGGGAAGTTTGTCGAGTGGCTTGGTTTTTGCCGCGCTCGATTACGCGGCAATCGGCATGATTGGCGCAATCGTGTCGTTCGTGCCGCTCGCGTTTGCGGTGTGGTGGCGCGCGCAACCGTTAGCCAATTCTCTTGCCAAGCAAAAACCGAAGACAGAATCGTAG
- the metG gene encoding methionine--tRNA ligase, translated as MTKKILVSVAWPYANGPLHLGHIAGAYLTADIFARYHRLIGNDVLMVSGSDSHGTPVTVTADEEGITARQVFERSHALFLEAWQKLGISFDLFTHTDTENHWAISQDFFARLLDKGSIYKATEKQLYCENDARFLPDRYISGTCPHCQFPRARGDQCDNCSRVLDAMELIDPKCKFAKWGTPPHKIAVRESEHFYLDLGKFEKRLFDYLADKDGYWKPNVVAFVRNWLKSGLHGRAITRDLDWGITLPLTGYDSKRIYVWFEAVIGYYSASVEWAKNRGTPDKWKEWWTKADDVRGYYFVGKDNIPFHTIIWPAMLLGYDENLPLPYDVPANEFLNLEGRKFSKSEHWAVWINDYLKTYDPDPLRYLLSANMPEFADTDFTWKEFVRRNNDELIATWGNLANRVLTFTYKNFEQRVPTPSELTDADRALIAKSEAAFTTVGDALERVRFKEAIGIAMDLAREANQYLQIVEPWKTIKVERARAATSLYVALRVIDNLKTLLYPFLPFSSHELHQQLGYEGDLLGAVKIKTFHELSRDHTAAVYEPGIHTQEWKPSQLLPGQRLREPKALFKKFDEKIAEEEKAKLGKPG; from the coding sequence ATGACCAAGAAAATCCTGGTATCCGTCGCGTGGCCCTACGCTAACGGACCGTTACATCTGGGGCACATCGCCGGCGCGTATTTGACCGCCGACATTTTCGCGCGCTATCATCGTTTGATCGGGAACGACGTACTCATGGTTTCGGGGTCCGATTCGCATGGGACGCCGGTGACGGTGACCGCCGACGAAGAAGGCATCACCGCGCGCCAGGTGTTCGAACGGTCGCACGCGTTGTTTCTCGAAGCGTGGCAAAAACTCGGCATCTCGTTCGATCTGTTCACGCATACCGACACCGAAAATCACTGGGCGATCTCCCAGGATTTCTTTGCGCGCTTGCTCGATAAAGGATCCATCTACAAAGCGACCGAGAAACAACTCTATTGCGAAAACGACGCGCGCTTTTTGCCCGACCGCTACATCAGCGGCACGTGTCCGCACTGTCAGTTCCCGCGCGCGCGCGGCGATCAATGCGATAACTGCAGTCGCGTGCTCGACGCGATGGAATTGATTGACCCGAAATGTAAATTTGCCAAGTGGGGCACTCCGCCGCACAAAATCGCCGTGCGCGAGAGCGAACACTTTTACCTCGACCTGGGCAAGTTCGAAAAACGTCTGTTCGATTATCTCGCGGACAAGGACGGGTACTGGAAACCGAACGTCGTCGCGTTCGTGCGGAATTGGCTCAAGAGCGGTCTGCACGGTCGCGCGATCACGCGCGATCTCGATTGGGGCATCACCTTGCCGCTCACCGGTTACGATTCGAAACGCATCTATGTGTGGTTCGAAGCGGTGATCGGCTACTATTCCGCGTCGGTCGAGTGGGCGAAGAATCGCGGCACGCCGGACAAATGGAAAGAGTGGTGGACGAAAGCGGACGACGTGCGCGGGTACTATTTCGTCGGCAAGGATAACATTCCCTTTCACACGATCATTTGGCCCGCGATGTTGTTGGGCTATGACGAGAATCTACCTTTGCCGTACGATGTGCCCGCCAACGAGTTTCTAAATCTCGAAGGACGCAAGTTCAGCAAGAGCGAACATTGGGCGGTCTGGATCAACGATTATCTCAAAACGTACGATCCCGACCCGTTGCGCTATCTGCTCTCGGCGAACATGCCGGAATTTGCGGACACCGATTTCACCTGGAAGGAATTTGTCCGCCGCAACAACGACGAACTCATCGCGACCTGGGGCAATCTCGCCAATCGCGTGCTCACGTTCACGTACAAGAATTTCGAGCAACGCGTGCCGACGCCGAGCGAACTGACCGACGCGGATCGCGCGCTCATCGCGAAATCCGAAGCGGCATTTACGACCGTCGGCGACGCGCTCGAACGCGTGCGCTTTAAGGAAGCCATCGGCATCGCGATGGACCTCGCGCGCGAGGCGAATCAGTACTTGCAAATCGTCGAACCGTGGAAGACCATCAAGGTAGAGCGCGCGCGCGCGGCAACGTCGCTCTACGTCGCGCTCCGCGTGATTGATAACTTGAAGACATTGCTCTACCCGTTCCTGCCGTTCTCGTCGCACGAACTGCACCAGCAACTCGGCTACGAAGGCGATTTGCTCGGCGCCGTGAAGATCAAAACATTCCACGAATTATCGCGCGATCACACCGCCGCGGTGTACGAACCAGGCATCCACACGCAAGAGTGGAAACCATCACAACTCTTGCCGGGACAACGTTTGCGCGAGCCGAAAGCGTTGTTCAAAAAATTCGACGAAAAAATCGCGGAAGAAGAAAAAGCGAAATTGGGAAAACCTGGCTAA
- a CDS encoding HAD family hydrolase: MIKALLFDMDGTLVDISMQTFLPQYFGALSKKLAHLVAPEKLIVQLHASTKVMMNNSDPTRMLVDAFSADFFPKLGLTREQLEPLFHDFYATEYRALSTYARRVAGVREVLTRAFAATRKVALATGPFFPLTAITQRLEWGGVGDFPYALVTSYETMHTSKPHAAYYREIATQLDVAPEECVMIGDDPQMDMTPARRAGMKTFWITNDGHLPTDVPADWRGTLTDVGALLERGELVG, from the coding sequence ATGATCAAGGCGCTTCTCTTCGACATGGACGGCACGCTCGTGGATATTTCGATGCAAACGTTTTTGCCACAGTACTTTGGCGCGCTGTCGAAAAAACTCGCGCATCTCGTCGCGCCGGAAAAATTGATCGTGCAATTGCACGCGTCTACCAAAGTGATGATGAATAATTCCGACCCGACCCGCATGCTGGTTGACGCATTCAGCGCGGACTTTTTTCCAAAACTGGGTCTGACGCGCGAGCAACTCGAACCGCTGTTCCACGATTTCTACGCGACCGAGTATCGCGCGCTGAGCACCTACGCGCGACGCGTGGCGGGCGTGCGCGAGGTATTGACGCGCGCGTTCGCCGCGACACGCAAGGTTGCGTTGGCGACAGGACCGTTCTTTCCGTTGACCGCGATCACGCAACGCTTGGAGTGGGGCGGCGTCGGCGATTTTCCGTACGCGCTTGTCACCAGTTACGAAACGATGCACACCTCCAAGCCACACGCGGCGTACTATCGCGAGATCGCGACGCAATTGGATGTGGCGCCGGAAGAATGTGTGATGATCGGAGACGATCCGCAAATGGATATGACGCCGGCGCGCCGCGCGGGGATGAAAACTTTTTGGATTACGAACGATGGACATTTGCCGACCGATGTGCCCGCGGATTGGCGCGGTACGCTAACGGACGTCGGCGCGTTACTCGAACGCGGCGAATTGGTGGGCTAG
- a CDS encoding glycosyltransferase family 2 protein — protein sequence MRRKVEENLKWRTNVTKPRFSIVAPCFNEEKVLPELHRRICQVMEQTGETWELVLVNDGSHDRTADVMRELHAQDARVKVIDFARNFSHQLAVTAGLDYARGDAVIIIDADLQDPPELILQMIQKWRQGYEVVYAVRTKRRGESWFKEFTAKLFYRIIYRITDVKIPLDTGDFRLMDRKVVDAIKQLRERHRFIRGMTSWVGFRQTGVEYERQERFAGETHYPFKKMLKFAIDAITSFSYAPLQVATYLGFLIAGVSAIAGVFVIYARLFLSDHPFFGQATTLVAVLFLGGVQLITLGIIGEYLGRIYDEVKGRPLYIAREVLGFDDASEKSR from the coding sequence ATCCGTCGCAAGGTTGAGGAGAACTTAAAATGGAGAACAAATGTGACCAAGCCGCGTTTCTCGATTGTTGCGCCATGTTTTAACGAAGAAAAAGTACTGCCCGAATTGCATCGGCGAATTTGCCAAGTGATGGAGCAAACCGGCGAAACCTGGGAATTGGTGCTCGTCAACGATGGGAGTCACGACCGCACGGCGGATGTAATGCGCGAATTGCACGCGCAGGACGCGCGCGTCAAGGTGATTGATTTCGCGCGCAACTTTAGCCACCAACTCGCGGTGACCGCCGGACTCGATTATGCACGCGGCGACGCGGTCATCATCATTGACGCCGATTTGCAAGACCCGCCCGAACTGATTTTGCAGATGATTCAAAAGTGGCGTCAAGGGTACGAGGTCGTGTACGCCGTGCGCACCAAACGCCGCGGCGAATCCTGGTTCAAAGAATTCACCGCGAAATTGTTCTATCGCATCATCTACCGCATCACCGACGTGAAAATTCCACTCGATACCGGCGATTTTCGGTTGATGGATCGCAAGGTCGTGGATGCGATCAAACAGCTGCGCGAGCGGCATCGCTTTATTCGCGGGATGACGAGCTGGGTCGGTTTTCGCCAGACCGGCGTCGAGTACGAACGCCAGGAACGCTTTGCCGGCGAAACGCACTATCCGTTCAAAAAGATGCTCAAGTTCGCGATTGACGCGATCACCAGTTTCAGTTACGCGCCGCTCCAGGTCGCGACGTATCTCGGTTTTTTGATCGCGGGCGTCAGCGCAATAGCCGGCGTGTTCGTCATCTACGCGCGGCTGTTCCTCAGCGATCATCCCTTTTTTGGGCAAGCGACGACGCTCGTCGCGGTACTCTTTCTCGGCGGCGTGCAGTTGATTACGCTTGGCATCATCGGCGAGTACCTGGGTCGCATCTACGATGAAGTGAAAGGGCGACCACTCTACATCGCGCGCGAGGTATTGGGCTTTGACGACGCGTCAGAAAAATCGCGTTAA